CTCCACCCCGGTGGGGCCCGCCCCCACCACCACGAAGGTCAGCAGCGCCCGGCGCTCCTCCGGGTCCGGCTCCTGCTCGGCCGCCTCGAAGGCGAGGAGGAAGCGCCGGCGGATCTCGGTGGCGTCCTCGATGGTCTTGAGCCCCGGGGCGATGGGCTCCCACTCCGGGTGTCCGAAGTAGTGGTGCGTGGCCCCGCTGGCGACCACCAGGAAGTCGTACGCCACGGTGCCGCCGTCGCCGAGGAGGACGCGCCGCGCCTCCAGGTCGAAGCCGGTGACCTCCGCCAGCAGGACGGCGGTGTTCCGCTGGCGGTGCAGGATGCCGCGGATGGGGGAGGCGATGTCCGCCGGGGAGAGCGCCGCGGTGGCGACCTGGTAGAGGAGCGGCTGGAAGAGGTGGTGGTTGCGCCGGTCGATCAGCGTGATCCGCACCGGCGCGCGCCGCAGCTCCTTGGCGGCCCTCAGCCCTCCGAAGCCCCCGCCGACGATCACGACGTGGGGGAGGTCCGGCTCCTGGTAGCTCATCTCGTCCGTACCGTCGCTGTGCGTGAAGGCGCACCCGCCGTGCGCAGCTCAAGATACCCGGGGCGGGCGGCGCTGCAAACGGGGTTCCTCACACCCCGGCCGGGATCGCCACGCGCTCCGCCGCCTCCAGCACCGGCCCCGCCCGGGGACGCTGCGCGAACCAGACCACCGGCCCCCCCGGACGGTCCCAGTCCGCCCCCGCGGCCAGCCCGCGGTACACCACCAGCACCAGGTTGCGGAGCCCGGCGGCCTGCACCTTCCGCAGCTTCTCCTCCAGGTACGCCGGGGTCCAGAACCCCACCACCTCCACCAGCGCCTCCCGGCCGTCCGCGTGACGCAGGGTGAAGTCGGGGAGGAAGACCTCCTCCCCGACCTGCACCGGGGTGGCCTCGCGCAGCAGCGTCCAGCCGCGCCGCTCCTCCCCGAACCGCTCCCCCAGCTCCTCCGCCAGCGCCCGCTCCCAGGCGGAGTCGTACGCCTCCGCTTCCGGCGCCCCGCCGAAGGGCGCCGTGGCGGCGTCCAGGCGGAATGGGAAGCTCCGCCCCCCGCGCACCGTCTCCGCCTCCAGCCGCCACCCGGGCGCGCGGGCCAGCGCCGGGACCACGCGCGCCAGGCGGGCGCCGTAGCGCTCGGGGCGCACCACGAAGGGGGCGGCGGGGCCGGTAAGCTCCACCGCGTACCCGCCCGGGG
This genomic window from Longimicrobiaceae bacterium contains:
- a CDS encoding DUF790 family protein, which gives rise to GRRWPPVPGDRDRPYEDAAAELGIPVAEVERLLYADAPASHRLVRAPPLDGEALLRRYNLELARGVLLGATRARVTAEGGWRDLFRAVKLARLMYRVSPAPGGYAVELTGPAAPFVVRPERYGARLARVVPALARAPGWRLEAETVRGGRSFPFRLDAATAPFGGAPEAEAYDSAWERALAEELGERFGEERRGWTLLREATPVQVGEEVFLPDFTLRHADGREALVEVVGFWTPAYLEEKLRKVQAAGLRNLVLVVYRGLAAGADWDRPGGPVVWFAQRPRAGPVLEAAERVAIPAGV